The following are encoded in a window of Impatiens glandulifera chromosome 5, dImpGla2.1, whole genome shotgun sequence genomic DNA:
- the LOC124938443 gene encoding uncharacterized protein LOC124938443 produces MADEYSNSKKRDDSCSSVCDKARGIFTFSRFRGVMRGIEYKMIVFLFLIVPLTTITIYMYHGQITSFLRPIWQKPPKPFVKIPHYYNPNVSMESLCKLHGWGIREYPRRVFDAVLFNNEIDILKIRWKELYPYITQFILLEANATFTGLPKPYHFSIHRDKFEFIEPRLTYATIGGRFKKGENPFVEEGYQRLAVEQLLRLAGIEDDDLLIMSDVDEIPSAHTINLLRWCDDIPPVLHLQLKNYLYSFEFLWDDESWRGSVHRYQKGQTRYAHFRQSDILLADSGWHCSFCFRHISDFVFKMKAYSHSDRVRFSHYLNPDRIQDIICKGADLYDMLPEEYTFKEIIGKMGPIPRSYSAVHLPAYLLENADQYKYLLPGNCRRESG; encoded by the coding sequence CTTTCTCCAGATTCCGCGGCGTAATGAGAGGAATCGAATATAAAATGATTGTGTTCTTGTTCTTAATCGTGCCATTGACGACGATTACAATATACATGTATCATGGTCAAATCACTTCGTTTCTACGTCCCATATGGCAAAAACCACCCAAGCCATTCGTGAAAATACCTCATTATTACAATCCAAATGTATCCATGGAATCTCTATGTAAACTCCATGGATGGGGTATTCGAGAATATCCAAGAAGAGTATTTGATGCAGTTCTATTCAATAATGAAATtgatattctcaaaatcagATGGAAAGAACTTTACCCTTACATCACACAGTTCATCCTTCTAGAAGCCAATGCAACTTTCACTGGCTTACCCAAACCCTATCATTTCTCTATTCATCGAGATAAGTTCGAGTTCATAGAACCTCGATTGACCTACGCTACAATCGGAGGTAGATTCAAGAAAGGCGAAAATCCCTTCGTTGAAGAAGGTTATCAGAGACTAGCTGTAGAACAGCTTCTGAGATTAGCAGGAATTGAAGACGATGATCTGTTAATAATGTCGGACGTAGACGAAATCCCCAGTGCGCACACCATAAACCTGCTGAGATGGTGCGACGACATCCCTCCAGTCCTTCATCTTCAATTGAAGAATTACTTGTACTCTTTTGAATTTCTTTGGGACGACGAAAGCTGGAGGGGATCCGTTCATAGGTATCAGAAAGGGCAGACGAGATATGCTCATTTCAGACAATCAGATATCCTATTGGCGGATTCGGGTTGGCATTGCAGCTTCTGTTTCCGCCATATAAGCGATTTCGTATTCAAGATGAAGGCCTACAGCCATTCTGATCGAGTGAGGTTCAGTCATTATCTTAACCCTGATAGGATTCAGGACATAATCTGTAAAGGAGCTGATCTTTACGATATGTTGCCTGAGGAATACACGTTTAAGGAGATAATCGGAAAGATGGGTCCAATTCCTCGTTCTTATTCAGCTGTTCATTTGCCTGCTTACTTGTTGGAGAATGCCGATCAGTATAAATATCTTCTCCCCGGTAATTGCAGACGAGAGAGCGGTTAA
- the LOC124938444 gene encoding SUPPRESSOR OF GAMMA RESPONSE 1, which yields MSRNWIVDGKGIASKVKNAGLPMAKQIKDCGANLECPNCHYLICNTTDVCHEWPGFPAGVKFDPSDTELLDHLAAKCRPENSTAHVFIDEFISTVEREEGICYSHPEDLPGVKKDGSSVHFFHRTINAYSTGQRKRRKVSNEDQASNSIVRWHKTGKTKPILENGIQKGCKKIMVLYGSCKKGFKPDKCNWVMHQYHLGTDEDEIEGQYVVSKIFYQQSKIPHQLVQTAVDPSTPVATAPSPPRPRKPDQTAPIPKEEIDENSSNTNTCLAGESQADDSIYDALMFDDNRILDHLALDKFGDLDNLQLETPPDFQLGDLQLFGSQDSIFGWLDNL from the exons ATGTCAAG GAATTGGATTGTAGATGGGAAAGGAATCGCAAGCAAAGTTAAAAATGCAGGTCTTCCAATGGCTAAACAAATTAAAGATTGTGGAGCTAATCTTGAATGCCCAAACTGTCATTACCTTATCTGCAACACTACTGAT GTTTGTCATGAATGGCCAGGATTTCCAGCAGGAGTAAAGTTCGACCCATCAGACACAGAACTATTAGACCACTTAGCAGCCAAATGTAGACCAGAAAACTCAACTGCCCATGTCTTCATCGACGAATTCATCTCCACCGTCGAAAGAGAAGAAGGAATCTGCTATTCCCACCCAGAAGATCTTCCCG GAGTGAAGAAAGATGGAAGCAGCGTTCATTTCTTTCACAGAACAATAAATGCTTACTCAACCGGTCAGAGGAAACGACGTAAAGTCAGCAATGAGGATCAAGCCAGTAATTCGATCGTACGTTGGCATAAGACGGGAAAGACAAAACCCATTTTGGAAAACGGAATACAAAAGGGATGTAAGAAGATTATGGTTCTCTATGGAAGCTGCAAGAAAGGTTTCAAACCTGATAAATGTAATTGGGTTATGCATCAATACCATTTAGGAACTGATGAAGATGAAATTGAAGGCCAATATGTTGTTTCCAAAATTTTCTATCAACAATCCAAAATTCCTCATCAATTGGTTCAAACCGCTGTTGATCCTTCTACCCCCGTTGCAACTGCTCCCAGCCCCCCTAGACCCCGCAAGCCCGATCAAACTGCTCCCATTCCAAAGGAGGAAATTGATGAGAACTCGAGTAATACCAATACTTGTCTAGCAGGAGAGTCTCAAGCAGATGATTCGATATACGATGCATTGATGTTTGATGATAATAGGATTCTCGATCATTTGGCGCTAGATAAGTTTGGAGATTTGGATAATCTACAACTCGAGACCCCTCCCGATTTCCAGCTTGGT GATTTACAATTATTCGGGTCACAGGACAGCATTTTCGGATGGTTGGACAATTTGTAG